In one window of Mytilus galloprovincialis chromosome 6, xbMytGall1.hap1.1, whole genome shotgun sequence DNA:
- the LOC143078422 gene encoding uncharacterized protein LOC143078422, producing MHPGKCYNDKDEWLAGCSLKRCIKHPDGTFEEKTIEQIPEGDPVVKVLNDGCQFSSCQSIVPGCYYKREKKCYPVGTNKRVGCSRIECRLDATGKKASFVGTTTQCRSFGKCVDVGAIWFNKKRCIDQKCTKTVDEFGTELHRVERTRGCRLYGKCNAAGHTIQVNPCSEVVCARNGRWVYSKRGCYIDGQCKEHLVEWKNSVCDTEKCFVTISKRNGPKVQIRHVKAGCKDSKGACRDVKETWDEPSMDIDGTCPSSFKAVAKCWWYKMVVTYESKCSYDEGSNRK from the exons ATGCACCCTGGGAAATGTTACAACGATAAAGATGAGTGGTTGGCTGGTTGTTCATTAAAACGTTGCATCAAACATCCAGATGgaacttttgaagaaaaaacaatcgAAC AAATTCCAGAAGGTGATCCTGTTGTTAAAGTATTAAATGATGGGTGTCAATTTTCCAGCTGCCAGTCAATTGTACCAG GTTGTTATTACAAACGAGAAAAGAAATGCTACCCTGTAGGAACGAACAAACGTGTTGGATGTAGCAGAATTGAATGCAGGCTTGATGCAACAGGAAAGAAAGCCTCGTTCGTAGGAACTACGACAC AATGTCGGTCTTTTGGAAAGTGTGTTGATGTCGGAGCAATATGgttcaataaaaaaagatgtatcgATCAGAAATGTACGAAAACTGTTGACGAGTTTGGAACGGAATTACACCGTGTAGAAAGAACACGAG GTTGTAGATTGTACGGCAAATGTAACGCAGCAGGGCATACAATCCAGGTTAACCCTTGTTCAGAAGTTGTCTGTGCCAGAAATGGTCGTTGGGTTTATAGTAAAAGAG GTTGTTATATTGATGGTCAGTGCAAAGAGCATCTTGTAGAATGGAAAAATTCTGTATGTGACACCGAAAAGTGCTTTGTGACAATAAGTAAAAGAAATGGACCAAAAGTGCAGATAAGACACGTAAAGGCAG GATGTAAGGATTCCAAAGGAGCCTGTCGTGACGTGAAAGAGACATGGGATGAACCATCAATGGATATCGATGGCACTTGTCCTAGTTCATTTAAGGCTGTGGCAAAATGCTGGTGGTATAAGATGGTAGTTACTTATGAAAGTAAAT GTTCATATGATGAGGGGAGTAACAGAAAATAA